From the Ammospiza caudacuta isolate bAmmCau1 chromosome 24, bAmmCau1.pri, whole genome shotgun sequence genome, one window contains:
- the LOC131567772 gene encoding uncharacterized protein LOC131567772 produces the protein MELRALFLLPLCFPGLQGQDPEAYRRREGDTLYIQCPYAVGTTDSEIKYWCLPQGRAGCKEVLHTYSYEETRSQDGRIKIRDNKASKTVSVTMSGLKAEDSGTYFCAVYSSYYTYPRLRTISLIVFRELLQWELDTLTVRCPEGSNAWCQAGSKCTASRTGRTPSARSEMKSLQDRVSVQYTAQRALIVTMKNLQIQDSGVYWCALDFGHTQKMEFVLSVFKRTQKLTAKESANITVECHYKIADYSTVSKAWCKREEGKTCKVLVTTKPESPAANSTALERVRIQDDTQQGIVTITMEQLQVQDSGVYWCALQDGSGLLRMEEITLNISMALRRGRVSYSENQSQETLLGDSENTFLILSVVLLILLLLALLSCTALAVRHYRLLLRTGNREAEDTSDRAEGTAQPGSSGRRESSQDGSKGPAYIHLDVQSHPSPEDPLYCNVEPSQAPRNPQHVEYAIIAFNQAPRTSKE, from the exons ATGGAGCTGagagccctgttcctgctgccactCTGCTTCCCAG GTCTCCAAGGCCAGGACCCAGAAGCCTACAGACGACGGGAAGGGGACACTCTGTACATCCAGTGTCCTTATGCAGTGGGGACTACTGACTCTGAGATAAAATACTGGTGCCTCCCCCAGGGAAGGGCGGGATGTAAAGAAGTCCTGCACACATACTCATATGAAGAAACCAGATCCCAGGATGGGAGAATTAAAATTAGGGATAACAAAGCTAGTAAGACTGTTTCTGTCACCATGAGTGGCCTCAAGGCAGAGGACTCAGGCACATATTTCTGTGCCGTTTATAGTTCTTACTACACATATCCACGGCTAAGGACGATCTCACTGATTGTTTTCAGGG agctgctccagtggGAGCTGGACACCCTGACAGTGCGGTGCCCAGAGGGGAGTAATGCCTGGTGCCAAGCTGGGTCCAAATGCACAGCCTCTAGGACGGGACGAACACCTTCAGCACGCAGTGAAATGAAATCCCTGCAGGACAGAGTATCAGTGCAGTATACTGCTCAAAGGGCTCTCATTGTCACCATGAAGAACCTGCAGATCCAGGACTCTGGTGTGTACTGGTGTGCACTGGACTTTGGGCACACCCAGAAAATGGAGTTTGTGCTCTCTGTGTTCAAGA GGACCCAGAAGCTCACAGCCAAGGAGTCAGCCAACATCACTGTCGAGTGTCACTACAAGATCGCAGACTACAGCACTGTCAGCAAAGCCTGGTGcaaaagggaagagggaaaaacatGCAAAGTGCTGGTCACCACCAAGCCAGAGTccccagcagcaaacagcacagcTTTGGAGCGTGTCAGGATCCAGGATGACACCCAGCAGGGCATTGTGACCATCAccatggagcagctgcaggtgcaggactcGGGTGTGTACTGGTGTGCGCTGCAGGACGGCTCCGGGCTGCTCCGCATGGAGGAGATCACACTCAACATTTCCATGG CGTTGCGTCGAGGACGTGTTTCATACTCTGAAAACCAAAGTCAAGAAACTCTTCTGGGTGACAG TGAGAACACCTTCCTCATCCTGTCCGTGGTgctgctcatcctgctgctcctggccctgctcagctgcacagccctggctgtcaGGCACTACAGGCTGCTCCTGAGAACAG GTAACAGAGAAGCAGAGGACACCAGTGACcgagcagagggcacagcacag cctggcagctctgggaggagggAAAGTTCTCAGGATGGCAGCAAAGGTCCAGCATACATCCACCTGGATGTGCaatcccaccccagccctgaggaTCCTCTTTACTGCAATGTGGAACCCAGCCAGGCTCCCAGGAACCCCCAGCACGTGGAATATGCCATCATTGCCTTCAACCAGGCCCCAAGGACCAGCAAGGAATGA
- the TREM2 gene encoding triggering receptor expressed on myeloid cells 2 isoform X2 yields the protein MEKLLNLTLLFLSASCAAENVTVVAVEGDTISINCSYDARQWWRDKSWCRQLGRGRCQPVVSAPPAWLPLPRPSRGSTSIRDDARAGLLTVTMRGLRRRDAGLYQCQTGFLGHTRSLRRVRVEVLAADLVTHVPEEPRAVQSISRSPPEVDFTVFYILAGFLVAKFMVAVLVGAVAHSRKNRERGQNPELGEQQELPVPADLGHDGIGLSWESSA from the exons ATGGAGAAGCTCCTGAACCTCACCTTGCTCTTCCTGTCAG CATCCTGCGCTGCCGAGAACGTCACCGTGGTGGCCGTGGAGGGCGACACCATTTCCATCAACTGCTCGTACGACGCGCGGCAGTGGTGGCGGGACAAGAGCTGGTGCCGGCAGCTGGGCCGGGGGCGCTGCCAGCCCGTGGTGAGCGCACCGCCCgcctggctgcccctgcccaggcccAGCCGGGGCAGCACCTCCATCAGGGACGACGCCCGCGCCGGGCTGCTCACCGTCACCATGCGGGGCCTGCGCCGGCGCGACGCGGGGCTCTACCAGTGCCAGACGGGGTTCCTGGGCCACACGCGGAGCCTCAGGAGGGTGCGGGTGGAGGTGCTGGCAG CTGACCTGGTGACCCACGTGCcagaggagcccagagctgtgcagagcatcTCCAG GTCCCCTCCTGAAGTGGATTTCACTGTTTTCTACATCCTGGCTGGATTCCTGGTGGCCAAGTTcatggtggctgtgctggtCGGTGCTGTTGCCCACAGCAGGAAGAACAGGGAGAGAGGGCAGAACCCAGAACTgggtgagcagcaggagctcccagtCCCTGCTGACCTTGGACATGATGGAATCGGCCTCTCCTGGGAGAGCTCTGCATGA
- the TREM2 gene encoding triggering receptor expressed on myeloid cells 2 isoform X1: MEKLLNLTLLFLSASCAAENVTVVAVEGDTISINCSYDARQWWRDKSWCRQLGRGRCQPVVSAPPAWLPLPRPSRGSTSIRDDARAGLLTVTMRGLRRRDAGLYQCQTGFLGHTRSLRRVRVEVLAAADLVTHVPEEPRAVQSISRSPPEVDFTVFYILAGFLVAKFMVAVLVGAVAHSRKNRERGQNPELGEQQELPVPADLGHDGIGLSWESSA; the protein is encoded by the exons ATGGAGAAGCTCCTGAACCTCACCTTGCTCTTCCTGTCAG CATCCTGCGCTGCCGAGAACGTCACCGTGGTGGCCGTGGAGGGCGACACCATTTCCATCAACTGCTCGTACGACGCGCGGCAGTGGTGGCGGGACAAGAGCTGGTGCCGGCAGCTGGGCCGGGGGCGCTGCCAGCCCGTGGTGAGCGCACCGCCCgcctggctgcccctgcccaggcccAGCCGGGGCAGCACCTCCATCAGGGACGACGCCCGCGCCGGGCTGCTCACCGTCACCATGCGGGGCCTGCGCCGGCGCGACGCGGGGCTCTACCAGTGCCAGACGGGGTTCCTGGGCCACACGCGGAGCCTCAGGAGGGTGCGGGTGGAGGTGCTGGCAG CAGCTGACCTGGTGACCCACGTGCcagaggagcccagagctgtgcagagcatcTCCAG GTCCCCTCCTGAAGTGGATTTCACTGTTTTCTACATCCTGGCTGGATTCCTGGTGGCCAAGTTcatggtggctgtgctggtCGGTGCTGTTGCCCACAGCAGGAAGAACAGGGAGAGAGGGCAGAACCCAGAACTgggtgagcagcaggagctcccagtCCCTGCTGACCTTGGACATGATGGAATCGGCCTCTCCTGGGAGAGCTCTGCATGA